ATACTATGATTATTTCTCAACATTAAATCTATTGCATTTCCACTATCTGTACCTGGTTGCATCCAAAATACTCCAAAATCTCCATAATCGATAGCTTTTTTAGCTTCTTCTACCATATATATTGGATTCCTAAATACGCAAACTATATCCAAATAGCCTATCTCATCTTTCAGGCGCTCCAAAGATGAATATATGACATAATTCTCAAATTTCTGACCTTCATATTTTGGATTTACTAGATATAAATCATAACCTAAATCAACCATAACTTTTGTAATTCGATTACTTACTCTTCGCTCATTTAATGAAACCCCTACAATAGCTATTTTCTTCGCATTCCGCAAAACATCGTAACTTTCAGATAAAGTTAATTCCTTCGCTTTCATATTATTCACCCCTATCTTAAAATATGTAAATACCATATTATATTTATTATGTATAAGGTGAAATTATGATTTCAAAAAGTGGTTTGGAAGATACATCCAAGAGTAGTGGTAAAGTCGAACCTATTAAAGATAACGGCAATAATAATAAAAATATTGAAAAAAATCATTTTAAATTTGTTGATTTATTTTGTGGTTGCGGAGGATTCTCCAGAGGTTTTGTAGAAGAAGGATTTAAACCATTGGTGGCAGTTGAAATTGAGGAAAATCCCGTTAGTTCATATGCCCTGAATTTTAATGGAAAAATATACGAAAGAATTTGTAAAAATGGAAAATACGAATATATATTAAAAGAAAACTATTTTCAACTTGAAAATTTTATGTCAAGGGAAGAAATAGAGTTATTTAAAAAAATAAATAATTATAATAACTTAAATCCTGTCATAATAAATGAAGATATTAGAGAAATTCATGCAATAGATATTTTAAATTTTATAGATAACAAAACCATAGATGATAGTAACAATACACTTAAAAACAATGAAATAAAGATTGATTTATTAATTGGTGGCCCCCCTTGTGAAGGATACACTGGTGCAAATCCAAAAAGATTTAAAAATCCATATGATAGATTATATAGTGACGAATTAGGAAGATTAGTTTTAGAATACATTAGATTAGTGGGAGACTTAAAACCTAAAGTTTTTGTGATGGAAAACGTACCTGGAATGCTTAATTGGCAATTATGGGAATGTATAGAACAGGAATTTGCGAAAGTAGGCTATGAAGAAATATATTTCCATGTTTTCAATGCTGAAAACTTTGGAAATCCCTCAGCTAGAAAAAGGATAATCGTTTCAAATATACATTTAAATCCAGAATGGTCTGAAAATAAGGTTATTGTGAGAGATATATTAGAAGATGAGTATCTTTTTACACCAAATAAAAATATTAATACTAATACTGGTATCAATATCAACAATTTCGATGAAAATCATGATTCAAAAATTAATGAAAAAACCTCTTTAAATTTAAATAAAGAACAATCTCCATTACCCGAAAGAATTTCAAAAAAATTAAAAGACACAAAAGTAGGGTCTGGAGCAGTTAAATTTAGGGCTTCGAAAGGTAGTTTAGAGAATTACATATTAATCGATGAAAACGACATATCCGATACCGTTATGGGTCAACGTAGGTTTATTCATCCAAATAAACAGCGTCTATTGACGGTTCGTGAACAAGCCCGTCTAATGGGATATCCCGATTATCATATATTAGCAGGAGGTTTAACATCTACTTACAACCAAGTTGGTGAAAGTGTACCCCCTACGTTATCAAAAGCCATTGCAAAAGAAGTATATATATACTTAAAAAGCTTAGAAGATTAAAAATAAAGGATAAATTATAAAATAATTATATATTATTAATAAATTCTTATTAATAAATTCTTACTAATAATTTCTTATTAAGATAAATTTCAAAGGTGATAAAATGTACGTTGCATTACATAACTCATTTAGCTCAAAACAAGTTGAAGAATTTGCGAAAGTCGTTTTTGGTATGGGATTAAACACCATAATATTTACAAAAGCTTCAAGTTCCGCTGCTCAGAATGGAGTACCAATAGTTCAAAAAATGGCAATCAAGAACAATAAAAATTTAATGTATTTAGAAGGTTTAGAAGATGCAATTGAGTTATTAAACCCTGAAAAAGTTATAATGATAACCAATAGTGGTGTAAGTAAAGAAAAGCTTAATTTTGAAGAAATAGGGGAAAAAGATTTAATTGTATTTTGTGGAAGTAATTCAGGATTCAGCCTAAAGGAAATAGAAGCTACTAAAGGTAGTCCTAAACATATCTTGGACGTGAATATTGGTCCTATTGGGGAAGCCTCAATATTATTGTATAATACATTAAAATAATACCCTATTGCAAGATACAGATAATATAAAATATTTTTCTATTATTTTTTAATAAATTATTGATTAATTTAAACTAAAAGAGTATTGAATAATTTAAAATACTTTAAGATACTATTTATTATTAATTTACAAATTAAGTAATGTATATTATATAGGGTTAAAATTAGTAAAATTTAAAAAGCTACAAAAATAAAAATTACAAGTGATTTGATGTTTTTAGATAAATTAAAAGAAGTTTCAAACTTAAATCTAATTGAAGAATTAGAAAAAAATGAAAATAAAAAGCTTATTCATTACCGACTTAAATCACTTTTTGAAAATAATGAAGAATATAAAAAAAATATTGAAAACCTAGTTGACTTAAATAACGACACTTACTACGAATATATTAAAAGATTTTACAATATAAACCCTTATGATTGCTCAAAAGATATTTTAATAAATTATTTAATTTTAATTATGATATCTTATAGTAAATACAATAACTACTACGTTAAAAAAATTTCCGAAGAGTTAGCAAAAAGGGAATTTAAACCCAAAATATCAGGTTTGGGGCACAAAATAGACATTTGGACGTTTATTAAAATAGCAAGTAATTCACATAATAACGATTTGCATTTGGAACGTATGGATTTATCAAATGAAGAAGGTAAAGTTTATATCTACCTGCCTGAAGATATCTACCAAACATACCTCTATGAGAAAATAAGGTTAGAAATGAAGGAAGCAGTTCAAAAAATAAAATCCAAAAAAATTTCCGAAGAGTTAAAAATATTCTTTAAAGAGTATATAGAATTAGCTTTAGAAGATGTTAAAATAGTATTTAATACAGATACAGGTATTAAAATAAACTATGAAGGATTTAATGGAATTATTCCTGAAGAATGGCATCCTCCATGTATACGAGAGCTTTTAAATGATATATTAACAGGAGGCTCCCCATCCCATTATGCAAGACGTAGTTTTGTAGTCTACTGGTTTGTATCTCAAATGAATCCTAACGTAAGACCACTAGAAGATGGCGAAATTTGCAATAAAAATGCCACAGATATTGCAGGTGAGGAAGATATCGAGAAATTTATGGATGACTTAATAGCAATGTTTAGTACTGTTGGTGACTTCGACACTCAAAAAACTAGATATTATATTAGCCATAATATAGGCTATAAAGTTACTGACCACATTACACATTGCGAATACTGTAAAAATTGGAAGATTGATGGGGGCAAAGGACTTAATTATTATTGTAGACCCGATTCAATCTGTAATCTTAAAGGAATTACTCATCCATTAGATTATCTTTGTTATAATATAAATAAACATTCTAATAATAAAAATACATCTGATGAAAAAAGCAACGTAAATAATAATGTAAAACTTAAAAAGTAAAACTTAAGAATTCTATTAAGATAAAATAATTGAGAATAATTGAGAATAATTGAGAATTTAAAAATTAAAAGCTAAAATAATTACTAAAATGGGGCTAAGTATGGATATAATTAAATTATTACTAGATTTAGAGATTTTAGTTTCACCGTCTTGTTATAATCGTCTAAAAAGTTTTAAAGAAGTAGATTTGGAAAATTTAATATCAAAAATATCCAAATTCAAAAATTCAAAAAAAGATTTTATATTACTGGATAATCATTTTATGGACTTATTTTTAAAAAATGACGTCAATGACATAATATCAGAATATAGTAATTTTGATTTTTTAAAATATTATATGGGTTCTAAAACAAATATTGAATTTAAAAGTTCAAAAACGAATTTAGATGAAAAATTATCAAAAGAATATAATATTATAGATTTAGAAATAAAAAACGAAAAAATTCAGGACAAATCAACTAAAAAAATTGAAGAAACTAAAAAACAAATAATCGTAGAAGAAGAAAAATCAGAAGCAGAAATTCAAAGAGATTTAAAATTAGCAAATCGATTAGAAAGATTTGAAAAAATTAAATCAATAAGAAAAAGCGTAAATTCTTCGTTTAAATTTGATTCAAAAGATATTGAAACTCAAGTTAAAGTATATAAAGATACCGACGTAACTGGAAATTCAACCTGTGAAGGTACTTTGGATGATTTTATAACATATTTTAGAGATAGGTATGAAACTTTAAAGACAATTATTGAAAGGAAATATCAAAAAAAGGCATATCCATTAACTAAAGCATACACAAAAAAGAATGAAAAAATCTTTTTAGTAGGAATTATCTCCGATGTTAATGTCACCAAAAATGGACACAAAATGGTTGAAATTGAAGACCAAAAAGGTGACTTTAAAGTCCTAATAATGAAAAATAAAATTGATAATAAGGAGATATATGGAGACATCTTGCTCGATGAAATTATGGGTTTTGAAGGCACCGTTAGTAACGATGGTAGGTTAATGTTTGTGGATAAAACCTATAGGCCGGACGTAGATGTTAAACCTACAAAAAAAATTGATGAAGAAATATATACTGCATTCTTATCTGATGTTCACGTGGGTAGCCATGAATTTATGGCAAAAACTTTTGAAAAATTTGTAAGATTCCTCAATGGAGATGTGGGAAATTCCAAAGAACAAAATATAGCTAGTAAATTAAAATATGTAAGTATTGCAGGAGATTTAGTAGATGGTGTGGGGATATATCCAGGTCAAGAAGAAGATTTATACGAAGTGGATATTATTTCACAGTATGAAGAAGTAGCAAATTATTTAGCACAAGTTCCAGAACATATTCATTTTGTAATATGCCCGGGTAACCACGACGCATTAAGACCTGCAGAGCCTCAACCTACTTTTAGTAAGGAAGTAAGAGAGTTATTCCCAAAAGAAAACGTTACTTTCGTTTCAAATCCTTGCTCTGTAAATGTACATGGATTAGATTTCCTATTGTACCACGGTAGAAGTTTTGATGATGTAATAGGACAAATTTCAGAGGCTCAATATACAAATCCTTGTTCCATTATGAAAGAATTGTTAAAAAGAAGACATTTGTGTCCTACATATGGTGGTAGATGCCCAATAGCCCCTGAAATAAAAGACTACTTAATTATTGATAAAAAGCCTGATGTATTCCATACTGGGCACATTCATATCAATGGTTGTGGTAACTACAAGGGCGTAGTTATGGTAAACAGCGGTACATTCCAAGAACAAACCTCTTTCCAGAAAAAAATGGGAATTGCACCGACACCTGCTATTGTACCAATCATGGATATGTCAAATATGGGTAATGTAGTGTATGAATGGAATAAAGGTGAAGTAAATTCAAAATTAGTTTAAAATAATATAATAAAAAATAGTAAAAATAAAATTTAAATTAATAAAATATAATTAATAAACCTAGATAATTAGAGTTTATTTAATTTTTCTAATTTTTTTAAACCTGCTTTTTTAATAGCGTTTCTCATTTCTTTTACCGCTTCGGGATTTTCTTCAGTTAAAGTTCCTGTAACAATTACATCCGCACCATAAATTACCTTTTCGAAAGCTGTTTCAGGGTTTCTGATTCCCCCGCCTACAATTATGTTTATATCTGCTAAATGCTTTGCAGTAGCAATTGCTTTGTTATCGATTGGGAATTTTGCACCACTTCCTGCCTCTAGGTAAGCCCACCTCATACCAAAGTATGACGCAGATAAACAATACATTGCAGCTATTTCTGGTTTTGCACTAGGTATCACATTTACTTCACCTACGTAACCTACTGCAGTATTCTGAATCGGCTCTACTCCTATGTATGCCATAGGTATTGGCTCGATACCTTCTTTTTTAATTTTAATACAGCCTAAAGTAGGCGCAGTTATTGCCCAGTAGGTATTTTTAGAGTTCATAAGTGTCATATAGAAGAGTGCATCAGCTTCTTTCGTGATTCCATCTACATTTCCAGGGAATAATATCGTTGGAAGATTCGTTATTTCTTTTATATCTTTAGTAATATCATCTAAATTACATATTCCAATACTACCTCCGATTATTATAACATCTGCATAATCTTTAACCTTTTCAGCTATTTCAGCGTAGTTCTTCTCGTCAGGGTCGATTAAAACCGCATATGCAGCTCCTTCTTTTTTAATTACATCATTTAAATACGATTCTACATTTCCAATTTTCATAATATCTACCGCAAAACTCTATGATTATAATAATAATGATAATTATAAAATATTTAAAAATATACTCTTTAAAATTAGTAAGTAATAAAAATGCTAAAGAAATAAAATATAATATATAAAAGATAAAAGATAAAAGATAAAATAATGTAAAATTAAAATTTAGCTAAAAAATATTAGTTAAATTAATTCTACAAGCATCTTATCTATCTCTTCAATAGTTTCTAAATCATTTTTATCATCTGCAATTTTTCTAAGTTTCCCTATCACTTGCAAATTTTTACCAATTAATAATTTATATTCTTTACAATATTCAAAAATAATCCGATATTTATTTTCAATCAGTGAACTATCGTATTCTAATAACTCATAGTAAATCAAACCTTTTAAAACGTTGATTTCAGAAAATAAATATATGGGATGTATCCATATGACCACCTTATTATTTTCAATTATTGTTTCATTCTTTATATGTTCTAAATCATTGAATAAATCCAAATATAATTCTAATTCTCCAATACCTGCTGTTTCAGAAATGATATTTAGCAATTCTTCACATTTAACGTCAAAAGATTTTAATAAATCGTCCAATTGGGTAGAGTCTAAGTCCTTCCACCTTAAAACTCTTTCGAAATGTTCTGCGCTAATATTATTAAAATTCTTATGCAAAACAGTATATTTATCATCTTTTTTAAACCGATAATTCTTAGATTTTTTTGAAGATAGATATATGGTGACATAACCATTCTCCAAATTTCTTAAATCTATGTTTTTAAGTTTATAAGACCTATTTTGAAAATAAACATCCAAAATATCTTTTTCAGAGTCATTATCATCATTTTTGCATTTAGCACTATTTAATGTTATTCTGTCATTTTTCAAGTATTCATTCAAATATAGTTCATCCAGGTCTGAAATACTTAATATCCTATGCAATCGCCCATCAGCATCCGTTAAACTAAATCCTTTAAATTCGATTTCATAATTTTCTGCCAATAAAATATCTTTCGTATATTCATCGACTATGTTTATTATGTCTTTAAGTATTTTAGAAGTCATTTTGGAGAATTTAATAATATTATCATTGTTTTCTACTGCTTTTTTATTTAAATTAGCCATTTTTTCCATATTATCCCTAATGTAGTATTATCCACCATTTCGTAAATACCATCCCTTATCCATCAAATTAACTAGTAATTCACCATTATAATTACCCATACCTATTAATTCCCTAGTCTTATTAAAAACTATTAGCTTACCTTCGCCGTTTATTTCTTCAAAAGATGATTCAAAAGCATCTTTTGCGTAAAGAAACATTTCTTCTCCTTTTCCATTTAAAACTACATAATTTTTAGTAACGTATTTTGAAATTAAATTTAAACACTCTACAGATGGAGAAAATTTTTCTTTGTCATTTTTGATTATCAAAACGCCCAAATTAAGTCCCATACTTGTTATTTTATAGGAAAGTTCATTTTCAAACATATTTTTTAAAATATCGTCACTTACATATTGTAATCTTTTTAAATCAGTCCCTACAACCAATACATTGTCAAAAGGTAAAGTTTCTACGCTTTTACCAATATATCTTGAAAGTAGATTTTTAACTGTTCTTATTTCTTCATTACTTATTTTCCTACATTTCATATTTTCCCAAATTTGTTTAATAACTATAGTATAGTACTATACTCATATATTAAATAATTGATTATAATATACTATATTTAAAACTATAAAAAATCGTAAAAATAAACTTATTATATAATATCAAATATAGACTAGATTTAAAAAATTAATAAATTTTATTATATTTTTAATATAATATATTATAATTCTATGCTTTTAAAGATATTTCATAGCATTTTTAGTAGTTTTTTTAACGTAACTATCTATTTTATTAGCTATATTTACATCCATATCTTTTAAAACTGCCAAATTCTTTTCAGAAATTTCTAAGTTTTTATTTATACGATAGGATTCATTGGGAATATTTTTAACATAAGGGCTATTTAAAAGCTCTTTTTTAGAATTTAAAACATCCACATCAGAAAAGCTCCCCAAAAGTTCCCTACCTGTAGAATTTATTTCATTTTCGACAGTTTTACCATATTTTGTTCCATATATACTAAATAATGGGAACTTAGTAATTATGTTGGAACCTGCCATAACTAATGGCCCAATATTTGGTAACTTATCAACCCATGTACCAGAGATTATCTTTAATTTAGGATAATTCAACCTAACCTGAGAAACCCAATTCATATAATTTAACGTGGTTGTTGAAGTTTTATGTTCAAAGATTGTATCTTTTTGAGGATTTAATGAGTAAAATGTTATCCTATTTAAATCCAATTCTTCAATCATTTGTAGTAATTTCTCAATATCGTCTTCAGTTTCGCCCATTCCCAATATTATAGTAATACCTGTTTTCAAGTCATAATCTTTAGCTTTTAAAAGCATTTCTTTCGTATTTTCTAAGGGTTTTCCAGGACATACTTTTTGATGTAATTCTGGATTTACAGTCTCTACAGCTCCGACAATACCCTCTACATTATTTAAATTAAGTTTTTCAAAGTCGATTATTCCTAAATTTAAATATTGCTTACAACCTTGAATATGAGCTATCATTTCTATCATATCGTTTA
The window above is part of the Methanococcus voltae PS genome. Proteins encoded here:
- a CDS encoding NIP7 pre-PUA domain-containing protein, yielding MKCRKISNEEIRTVKNLLSRYIGKSVETLPFDNVLVVGTDLKRLQYVSDDILKNMFENELSYKITSMGLNLGVLIIKNDKEKFSPSVECLNLISKYVTKNYVVLNGKGEEMFLYAKDAFESSFEEINGEGKLIVFNKTRELIGMGNYNGELLVNLMDKGWYLRNGG
- a CDS encoding geranylgeranylglyceryl/heptaprenylglyceryl phosphate synthase, producing the protein MKIGNVESYLNDVIKKEGAAYAVLIDPDEKNYAEIAEKVKDYADVIIIGGSIGICNLDDITKDIKEITNLPTILFPGNVDGITKEADALFYMTLMNSKNTYWAITAPTLGCIKIKKEGIEPIPMAYIGVEPIQNTAVGYVGEVNVIPSAKPEIAAMYCLSASYFGMRWAYLEAGSGAKFPIDNKAIATAKHLADINIIVGGGIRNPETAFEKVIYGADVIVTGTLTEENPEAVKEMRNAIKKAGLKKLEKLNKL
- a CDS encoding CoA-binding protein — its product is MKAKELTLSESYDVLRNAKKIAIVGVSLNERRVSNRITKVMVDLGYDLYLVNPKYEGQKFENYVIYSSLERLKDEIGYLDIVCVFRNPIYMVEEAKKAIDYGDFGVFWMQPGTDSGNAIDLMLRNNHSIVKEKCIGVLATDLRLKNM
- a CDS encoding DNA-directed DNA polymerase II small subunit, with the translated sequence MDIIKLLLDLEILVSPSCYNRLKSFKEVDLENLISKISKFKNSKKDFILLDNHFMDLFLKNDVNDIISEYSNFDFLKYYMGSKTNIEFKSSKTNLDEKLSKEYNIIDLEIKNEKIQDKSTKKIEETKKQIIVEEEKSEAEIQRDLKLANRLERFEKIKSIRKSVNSSFKFDSKDIETQVKVYKDTDVTGNSTCEGTLDDFITYFRDRYETLKTIIERKYQKKAYPLTKAYTKKNEKIFLVGIISDVNVTKNGHKMVEIEDQKGDFKVLIMKNKIDNKEIYGDILLDEIMGFEGTVSNDGRLMFVDKTYRPDVDVKPTKKIDEEIYTAFLSDVHVGSHEFMAKTFEKFVRFLNGDVGNSKEQNIASKLKYVSIAGDLVDGVGIYPGQEEDLYEVDIISQYEEVANYLAQVPEHIHFVICPGNHDALRPAEPQPTFSKEVRELFPKENVTFVSNPCSVNVHGLDFLLYHGRSFDDVIGQISEAQYTNPCSIMKELLKRRHLCPTYGGRCPIAPEIKDYLIIDKKPDVFHTGHIHINGCGNYKGVVMVNSGTFQEQTSFQKKMGIAPTPAIVPIMDMSNMGNVVYEWNKGEVNSKLV
- a CDS encoding radical SAM protein, giving the protein MNSIDIFENSIKAYKITEKYHGNYVGLERALFLGWYCELENPCKFCYMSTQKDKIKEPLKARRKLETILAEASIMKRIGWKLEFISGGYGYKIEELNDMIEMIAHIQGCKQYLNLGIIDFEKLNLNNVEGIVGAVETVNPELHQKVCPGKPLENTKEMLLKAKDYDLKTGITIILGMGETEDDIEKLLQMIEELDLNRITFYSLNPQKDTIFEHKTSTTTLNYMNWVSQVRLNYPKLKIISGTWVDKLPNIGPLVMAGSNIITKFPLFSIYGTKYGKTVENEINSTGRELLGSFSDVDVLNSKKELLNSPYVKNIPNESYRINKNLEISEKNLAVLKDMDVNIANKIDSYVKKTTKNAMKYL
- a CDS encoding DNA cytosine methyltransferase, which encodes MISKSGLEDTSKSSGKVEPIKDNGNNNKNIEKNHFKFVDLFCGCGGFSRGFVEEGFKPLVAVEIEENPVSSYALNFNGKIYERICKNGKYEYILKENYFQLENFMSREEIELFKKINNYNNLNPVIINEDIREIHAIDILNFIDNKTIDDSNNTLKNNEIKIDLLIGGPPCEGYTGANPKRFKNPYDRLYSDELGRLVLEYIRLVGDLKPKVFVMENVPGMLNWQLWECIEQEFAKVGYEEIYFHVFNAENFGNPSARKRIIVSNIHLNPEWSENKVIVRDILEDEYLFTPNKNINTNTGININNFDENHDSKINEKTSLNLNKEQSPLPERISKKLKDTKVGSGAVKFRASKGSLENYILIDENDISDTVMGQRRFIHPNKQRLLTVREQARLMGYPDYHILAGGLTSTYNQVGESVPPTLSKAIAKEVYIYLKSLED
- a CDS encoding RecB-family nuclease, giving the protein MYVALHNSFSSKQVEEFAKVVFGMGLNTIIFTKASSSAAQNGVPIVQKMAIKNNKNLMYLEGLEDAIELLNPEKVIMITNSGVSKEKLNFEEIGEKDLIVFCGSNSGFSLKEIEATKGSPKHILDVNIGPIGEASILLYNTLK